In Patescibacteria group bacterium, one DNA window encodes the following:
- a CDS encoding transposase — protein sequence MSAQKNHPNRKPQRLKQFDYSTDGAYFVTICTHDRQSAFGEIQNGAMILNACGEIVHEQWEWLGAQYPYLALDEFCVMPNHFHGIVMIDNLGLMGDCRVGNGCPVGNGFKPFPTHTPVIRPTKHHGLSEIIRGFKTFSSRRINKSVGDTLTKFHWQKSFHDHIVRDEDELNRIRHEVAPLGGLHHPKSPKLRGGQK from the coding sequence ATGTCAGCCCAAAAAAATCATCCGAACAGGAAACCGCAACGATTAAAACAATTTGATTATTCTACGGACGGCGCATATTTCGTGACGATTTGCACACACGATCGCCAGTCCGCATTTGGTGAAATTCAAAATGGCGCGATGATTTTGAATGCGTGCGGGGAAATCGTGCATGAACAATGGGAATGGCTTGGTGCGCAATATCCGTATTTGGCGTTGGACGAATTTTGCGTGATGCCGAATCATTTTCATGGAATCGTGATGATTGATAATTTAGGTTTGATGGGGGATTGTCGGGTAGGGAATGGTTGTCCGGTAGGGAATGGTTTCAAACCATTCCCTACGCATACGCCTGTAATACGACCAACAAAACACCACGGTCTATCTGAAATTATTCGCGGGTTTAAAACATTTTCATCGCGGCGAATTAATAAATCGGTCGGGGATACGCTGACGAAATTTCATTGGCAAAAATCATTTCACGATCACATCGTTCGTGATGAAGATGAATTAAATCGCATTCGCCACGAAGTGGCCCCTTTGGGGGGATTACATCATCCAAAATCCCCAAAACTTCGCGGCGGACAAAAATAA
- a CDS encoding DEAD/DEAH box helicase, producing MNPAPQQTFDGLGIAPGMLARLDSLKFKIPTPIQIKAIPIAIEGKDLIGIAQTGTGKTLAFGVPLIQRLAAMPATSQGLVLLPTRELAEQVQMSLKQIAPNLPLALIIGGAPARLQVAALRRQPKIIIATPGRLIDLMQERVANLHNIAILILDEADRMLDMGFAPQIKKILAEVPKQKQTLLFSATMPTEIGKLATQYMQLPLRIEVAVSGTASEIVEQEVFVVPRDRKTQLLEKILTEYRGTILIFSRTKHGARKLAILIREMGHTADEIHANRSLGQRRSALAGFKSGKYRILVATDIAARGIDVTGIELVINYDLPENPEDYVHRIGRTGRAGHAGKAISFAAPDQARDVNAIERLIRIRLPLSKTPTVLPPPRVMPPQSHDRAMPPPRRSSGGRSSSGRSSSAGGFRRR from the coding sequence ATGAATCCAGCTCCACAACAAACTTTTGACGGTCTCGGCATCGCGCCGGGAATGCTCGCTCGTCTCGACAGCTTGAAGTTCAAAATTCCGACACCAATCCAAATCAAAGCCATCCCGATTGCCATCGAAGGTAAAGATTTGATTGGCATCGCGCAGACCGGCACAGGCAAGACGCTCGCTTTCGGCGTGCCGCTGATTCAGCGACTCGCGGCAATGCCCGCGACGAGTCAAGGACTCGTGCTACTGCCGACGCGCGAACTCGCCGAGCAGGTGCAGATGAGCCTGAAACAAATCGCACCAAATCTCCCGCTCGCGCTCATCATCGGTGGTGCACCCGCACGGCTGCAAGTCGCCGCGCTGCGCCGCCAGCCAAAAATAATCATCGCGACACCGGGACGCTTGATCGACCTGATGCAAGAGCGCGTGGCGAATCTACACAATATCGCAATCCTGATCCTCGACGAAGCCGACCGCATGCTCGACATGGGCTTCGCGCCGCAGATTAAGAAAATTCTCGCAGAAGTGCCGAAGCAAAAACAAACGCTGCTTTTTTCCGCGACAATGCCGACTGAAATCGGCAAGCTCGCGACGCAGTACATGCAGCTGCCGCTGCGCATCGAAGTCGCCGTCTCCGGCACCGCGAGCGAAATCGTCGAGCAAGAAGTTTTCGTCGTGCCACGCGATCGCAAGACGCAGCTCCTCGAAAAAATCCTCACCGAATACCGCGGCACAATTTTAATTTTTTCCCGCACGAAACACGGCGCGCGCAAACTCGCAATTTTGATTCGCGAGATGGGACACACTGCCGATGAGATTCACGCCAATCGCAGCCTCGGTCAGAGACGCAGTGCGCTCGCAGGATTCAAGTCCGGTAAATACCGCATCCTCGTCGCGACCGACATCGCCGCACGCGGCATCGATGTGACAGGAATTGAGCTCGTGATTAATTATGATTTACCGGAAAATCCGGAAGACTATGTTCACCGCATCGGCCGCACCGGTCGCGCCGGTCATGCGGGCAAAGCGATTTCTTTCGCGGCGCCCGATCAAGCGCGTGATGTGAATGCCATCGAACGACTGATTCGCATCCGTCTGCCGCTCAGCAAAACTCCGACAGTACTTCCACCGCCACGCGTGATGCCGCCACAGTCACATGATCGTGCGATGCCGCCGCCGCGCCGCAGTAGTGGTGGTCGGAGCAGCAGTGGACGCAGCAGCAGTGCCGGTGGATTCCGCCGTCGCTAA